The DNA window GCCTGTGGAACCTGTTCTACAATCACGGCCCCGAAGGACAGGGCCTGTCGAACTATGAGTATTCGCAGCTCTGCGAGGTGCTGGGCAGATCGCTCGCAGCACCCGAGATCTTCAACTGCAACGCCCCAGACGTCGGCAATATGGAGATCCTCGCCGCCTATGGCACGCCCGAGCAGAAGGAGGCCTGGCTCAGGCCGCTTCTGGCTGGCGAGATCCGGTCCTGCTTCGCCATGACCGAGCCAAGGGTCGCTTCGTCGGATGCGACCAACATCGAGACGTCGATCCTGCGCGATGGCGACGACTACGTCATCAACGGACGCAAATGGTGGGCGACCGGCGCGCCCTCGCAGCGATGCAAGGTCGCCATCGTGATGGGCAAGAGCGAGCCCGAGGCGGCCAAGCACAAGCAGCAGTCCATGATCCTCGTGCCGATGGACGCGCCGGGCTTGAAAGTCGAGCGCGCGCTGAGCGTCTACGGCTACGAGCACGCGCCGCTGGGCCATGCCGAGATGGTCTTCGACAACGTCCGCGTGCCGGCCGCGAACATGCTCCTTGGCGAGGGGCGCGGGTTCGAGATCGCGCAGGGGCGCCTCGGGCCGGGCCGCATCCACCACTGCATGCGGTTCATTGGCTTGGCGGAACGCGCCCTGGAGATCATGTGCGCACGTGCGCGAAATCGCGTCGCCTTTGGTTCGAGCCTCGCCGAAATGGGCGGCGTGAGACAACTGATCGGTCAGTCGCGTTGCGACATCGAGCAGGCCCGTCTGGTGACGCTCAAGGCCGCCTGGATGATGGACAAGGTCGGCAACAAGGCGGCTCGCAGCGAGATCGCCGTCGCCAAGATCGTCGTGCCGACACTGGCCGGCATCGTGATCGACCGGGCGATCCAGGTGCATGGCGGAGCAGGCCTGTCGCAGGACTTCTTTCTGGCCGAGGCTTTTGCCGAAACCCGATTCCTGCGCATCGGCGATGGCCCCGACGAGGTGCACCGCGAGGCGCTCGCCCGTAACGAACTCTCGCGACAGCACTGAGGAGCACCATGATACCGCTGACCATCGGCCATACTGTCACCACTCCGGCGCGCACCATCGGCGAAGGCGACATCACGCTCTTCGCGGGGCTTGTCGGCGACTACACGCCCATCCATGTCGACGAAACCTTCGCGGCTGCATCGCCGCACGGCACCCGCATCGCCCATGGCCCGCTGTCGATGGCGACGGCCATCGGCCTGGCGACCCAGACAGGCCTTTTCGGCCGACGGGTCATCGGAATGGTCAACATCAACTGGGACTTTGCCGGTGTGGTCAAGCTTGGCGATACGATTCGCGCGCGGGTGACGATCGAGGCGATCAGGCCGACCTCGAAACCAGGGCGAAATCTCGGCACCTTCGGGTTCTCGGTGCTGAACCAGCGCAACGAACGCATCCAGCGCGGCCGCATGATCGTGGTGCTGCGCGCGGACGAGGCCGGGAGCAACGACGATGAGTGAACGCTTCGTGATGCGGCCCGAACACGAACATCCGCACGCACCGGACAGTTCCCTCAACTTCAACGAGAGCGTCTACACGAACGCCTTTGATGCGACGTCGCCGGTTGGCGGCTGGATGAGGCTCGGCAACAGGGTCAACGAGGGTCACGCGGAACTGTCTGTCTGTCTCTACCTTCCCGATGGCCGTATCGCCTGCCAGTTCAAGCGGCCGAAGATCACTTCAAACGAGCGTTTCGAAGCGGGGGGGCTGAAGTACCAGGTCATCGATCCGCTGCGCAGCGTGTCTATGGAGTATGAGGGCGACCTGATCATCGTCGATGACCCGGAAGCACTGCGCGAGCCGCAGGCGCTGTTTGCGCACGGGCCGCGGCTGCCGGGCCATGTTCGCTGGCTGCACGAGGCGGAATCGCCCGTCCATGGCGGGGAGCCCGTGCATGACGGCGTGCAGACGATGTATGGCCGTGACTTCTCGCTTGGCCATTTCAACCAGCACAGCCGCGCCAGGGGAGAGATCCGCGTCGGCGACGAGGTCTGGGCAATCGACGGCCGCGGCTGGCGCGACCATTCATGGGGGCCGCGATACTGGCAGGCGATCTACTACTATCGGCTGTTCATCGCGAATTTTTCCAATGGCGACGGCTTCATGCTGCTGAAGATCACTGACCGCCAGGGCAAGGTGCGACGCGAGGGCGTGCTCCTTGTGGACGGCCGCTACGAGGAAATCCTCGATCTCGACGTCATGACCAAATGGACCGGCCGGCAGGATCCGGCATTCGTCCGGCTCGGCGTGATGACGGAGCGTCGAAGAGTTCGCATCGACGGCGAAATCAACGTGCTCGCTCCGCTCCGCAACCGGCGCAAGGCCGGCGACGATGTACTGGTGTCGCGGATCGCGGAGGGTTTTACGCGCTTCGACTGGGAAGGACGCAAGGGCTGGGGCATGACCGAGTACATCGAGCGCATTGAGGACGGCGCTTTGGCGGGCTTCCCCATTTAGGTGCTTGCGGCCCCGACATTCACAGCCGCGCTGCGGCGGCATCAGCGGGCGGACGACGTATTGATCCGCTCCAGTCGTTCGACGGCTTGTTCCAGCCGGCTCGCCAAGGCGGCTTCGATGCTCGCTTCCGGTTTGCGAACCTGCAACCCGCTCAGCACCAGGTCGACGATCGCATCCGCGGTCTCATCGGGTTCGAACTCTCCTTCGCCGCGCAGATAGGCCCAGGTGCGGTGCTCGATGCAGCCGTAGATCATGTCGCGCACCAGCGGCAGCGGCACGTCGTCCCGCAACTCTCCGGCCTCTATGCCTTCCTGGACGATGTCGAGCGTGCGGTGCGTATAGCGGCGGTTGAGCTCGAACACGGCGGTATGGGTATAGTCCGGGCCGGTGCGAAGGTGCTGGAACATCAGGTTGCAGAGCGCCGGCTCGTCATGGATGGTCGTCAGGTGGCGCCAGATCATGAAGCGCAAACGGTTTCGCG is part of the Mesorhizobium shangrilense genome and encodes:
- a CDS encoding acyl-CoA dehydrogenase family protein, with product MFTELSAHARDLRDRLVAFMDEHIYPNERELLAPPPEPEKWAPRPLALALMEKARSAGLWNLFYNHGPEGQGLSNYEYSQLCEVLGRSLAAPEIFNCNAPDVGNMEILAAYGTPEQKEAWLRPLLAGEIRSCFAMTEPRVASSDATNIETSILRDGDDYVINGRKWWATGAPSQRCKVAIVMGKSEPEAAKHKQQSMILVPMDAPGLKVERALSVYGYEHAPLGHAEMVFDNVRVPAANMLLGEGRGFEIAQGRLGPGRIHHCMRFIGLAERALEIMCARARNRVAFGSSLAEMGGVRQLIGQSRCDIEQARLVTLKAAWMMDKVGNKAARSEIAVAKIVVPTLAGIVIDRAIQVHGGAGLSQDFFLAEAFAETRFLRIGDGPDEVHREALARNELSRQH
- a CDS encoding MaoC/PaaZ C-terminal domain-containing protein, yielding MIPLTIGHTVTTPARTIGEGDITLFAGLVGDYTPIHVDETFAAASPHGTRIAHGPLSMATAIGLATQTGLFGRRVIGMVNINWDFAGVVKLGDTIRARVTIEAIRPTSKPGRNLGTFGFSVLNQRNERIQRGRMIVVLRADEAGSNDDE
- a CDS encoding DUF7064 domain-containing protein; this translates as MSERFVMRPEHEHPHAPDSSLNFNESVYTNAFDATSPVGGWMRLGNRVNEGHAELSVCLYLPDGRIACQFKRPKITSNERFEAGGLKYQVIDPLRSVSMEYEGDLIIVDDPEALREPQALFAHGPRLPGHVRWLHEAESPVHGGEPVHDGVQTMYGRDFSLGHFNQHSRARGEIRVGDEVWAIDGRGWRDHSWGPRYWQAIYYYRLFIANFSNGDGFMLLKITDRQGKVRREGVLLVDGRYEEILDLDVMTKWTGRQDPAFVRLGVMTERRRVRIDGEINVLAPLRNRRKAGDDVLVSRIAEGFTRFDWEGRKGWGMTEYIERIEDGALAGFPI
- a CDS encoding TetR family transcriptional regulator; the protein is MSSAGRRQASRLPRERRIADIMGAARGVFRDKGYEEAPLSEIAERANVVEGSIYRYFDNKRDLLVKVIEDWYETMLADYDQRLAGITGTRNRLRFMIWRHLTTIHDEPALCNLMFQHLRTGPDYTHTAVFELNRRYTHRTLDIVQEGIEAGELRDDVPLPLVRDMIYGCIEHRTWAYLRGEGEFEPDETADAIVDLVLSGLQVRKPEASIEAALASRLEQAVERLERINTSSAR